The sequence ACTCGCAGGCCATCCACACCTCGGCGGCCTCCTCCACGATCTTCTTGCCGATCTGATGGACGCCGCCGTCGAGTTCGCGGACGGTGCCCGATCCCTCGGGTCGGGTGCGGGCCTTCTCGGTGAGCTCGGCGAACAGTGCCTCGAAATCCTTCACGCCCACAGGGTACGCGCCCTCGCGGGGCGGTCGCGTCGCGGACCGGCGGGCGGACGGCGGCAGCACGTCGATCAGTCCCGCCCGTTCGACTGCTCTCCTACCGCTCGTTCCTCGCAGTACGTCGACCAGTCCCGCCCGTTCGCCTGCTCTCCTACCGCTCGTTCCTCGCAGCACGTCGATCAGTCCCGCCCGTTCGACTGCTCTGCTACCGCTCGTTCCTCGCAGCACGTCGATCAGTCCTGACGCACCGTGGGGTCGAGGTGCGCGGTCTCGACGGTGACCCGTGCCTCCTCGGCGTCCTGGCGGCTGCGCACCCGCCACCAGACGAAGAAGCCGGTGAGGGTGAAAGCGCCGTAGAAGACGTACATGAAGGCGCTCGCGTAGTAGCCGGCGCTCAGCAGCAGGGGGACGCCCACGATGTCCACCGCGACCCAGATCAGCCAGAACTCGACCCATCCCTTGGCCATCCCGAAGGTGGCCAGCAGGCTGCCCATGAAGATCCAGGCATCGGCCCAGACCGGTTCGTAGGAGCCGAGCATCCGGAAGAGCGGGGTGAGCGCGGCGGTGCCGCCGACGAGCACCACCACCAGCAGTGCGCGGGTGCCCCAGGAGGCCCAGCGCGGCTCGACCGCGGTGCCGCCCTCGTGCCGGGCCTGGTTCCAGCGCACCCAGCCGTACACGGCGGTGGCGATGAACATCACCTGGCGTCCGGCCTGGCCGAGCAGGTCGACGGAGTTCGGGCTGCCGAAGACGGTGCCGAGGAACACGGTGAGCAGCAGCAGGTTGCCGGCGATGCCGATCGGCCAGGCCCACACCCGGCGCCGCATCCCGCCGAGCGCGCTGAGCAGTCCGAAGACGTTGCCCAGCACCTCGCGCAGGAGCAGGAACTGGCCGCCGGCGAAGTCGATTCGCGCGTCGAAGAGCCACTGCAGCAGATCCATCTCGGTCCTTTCCCCACCGGAGGCAGCGGCTCCGGGGACAAAAGGATCCGGCAGGGACCCGTCATGCGCGCAGCGCGCCCCGAGGACCTGCAGGACGTGCGCCTCTCATCCAGGCTGTACTGTCGGCGCCGGAATTCCACCGGCTCCACCGCATGCGCGGGTCGCGGACTGTCACCGCCGGCTCGGACTTTCACCGACCCCGGAGCACGTCACTGATCGTGACGCGCCCAGGGTACCCCCGCGGGGTTCAGTGCGCGGTGTGACGCTGGGCGAGTTCGCGCAGGGCGGAGATCTCCTCGGCCGCATCCTGGGCTCGGTAGATCGCGGAGCCGGCCACGAAGATGTTCGCGCCGGCCTCTGCGCAGCGCTCGATCGTCTCGCGGCTCACGCCGCCGTCGACCTGGATCGACACCTCGAGGTTCGCCTCGCTGATCGCGGCGCGGGCACGGCGGATCTTGGGCAGCATCGTGTCCAGGAAGCTCTGCCCGCCGAAACCGGGCTCGACCGTCATGAGCAGCAGCATGTCGAACTCGCCGATGATGTCCAGCAGCGGCTCGACGGCCGTCGCGGGGCGCAGGGCGACACCGGCCTGGGTGTTCTTGCGGCGCAGGTCGCGGGCGAGCTTCACCGGGGCGCGGGCGGCCTCGAGGTGGAAGGTCACCGAGGCGGCGCCGGCCTCGGCGTAGGCGGGGGCCTCGTCGTCCGCGTCCTCGATCATCAGGTGGGCGTCGACCGGGATGGCGCTGCGCTCGACGATCTGCTCGACCATCGAGGCGCCGAAGGTCAGGTTCGGCACGAAGTGGTTGTCCATGACGTCCACGTGGACGCTGTCGGCGGTGGCGATCCGGTCCAGCTCGGTGCCGATGGACATGAAGTCGGCGTTGAGGATGCTGGGGTGGATGTAGTGGCCGTCGGTGGAGTACGGGGTGTTCATGCCGTCGGGGTTCCTTCCTCGGTGGGCTCTGCCGTGGCGGGCTCGGCCGGGGTGGTCGGCGCCGCGGAGGGCGCGGGCAGCTTGCGCAGCAGGCTGATGTACATCGCGTCGGTCCCGTGCACATGCGGCCACAGCTGCACGGCCGGGCCCGCGCCCAGGTCGAGATCCTGCTGCGCGGCGGGGAGCACGCCGGCGCGGACCGCGTCCCGCGCGTCGAGCTGCTCGGCGTCGGTGCGGCGCTTCATGACGTCGGCGACGATCAGGCGCGTCTCGGCCAGGTGCGGGGAGCAGGTCACGTAGGCGACCACGCCCCCGGGAGCGGCGGCGTCCAGGGCGGAGGCCAGCAGGTCCCGCTGCAGGCCGCCGAGCTGGCCGATGTCGCCGGGGCTGCGTCGCCACCGGGCCTCGGGGCGGCGTCGCAGGGCGCCCAGGCCCGAGCAGGGGACATCGGCGAGGACGCGGGAAAAGCGGCCGGGCAGCTCGGCGCCGAGGACGGTGCCGTCGGCGGTGCGGGTCTCGATCTCGCAGCCGGCCTCGCGCAGGGTGGCCACGGCCCGGTCCACGAGCTCGGTGCGGTGCTCCTGCAGCTCCACCGCCAGCAGATCGGCGTCGTGGTCGATGGTGAGCCCGCCCAGCAGGGCGGTCTTCCCGCCGGGGCCCGCGCAGAGGTCCAGCCAGTGCGCGTCGTCGCCCTGGACGAGATCGTCCGCGCCGAGCGCGAGGGCGAGGGCGGCGAGCTGGCTGCCCTCGTCCTGCACGGCGACCCGGCCCTCCTTGACCGGGTCCATGCCCCCGGGATCGCCCGCGGGCCAGGAGGCGCCGAAGATGCTCAGGTGGCCCTGGCTCGCGCCGTGGTCGATGAGCTCGTCGAGGTCGGTGAGGCCCGGCCGCATCACGAGCGACACCGCCGGGGCGGCGTTCTGCGCGGCGAGCAGCTCGTCGATCTCCTCGCGGGAGCGGCCGTGCCCGGCCAGCGCGTCGGTGAGGGCGCGGACCACCCAGCGCGGGTGCGAGTGGACGACGGCGAGGTGCCCGGTGGGGTCCTGGTCGCGGTCCGGGGCGACCTCGGCGATCCATTGCGGGAGATCCTTCTCCCCCACGCGGCGCAGCACGGCGTTGACGAAGCTGGCGCCGCCGGCACCCACCTCGGCGCGGGCCAGGGCGACCGTCTCGGAGGTGGCGGCGTGCGGGGCCACGCTCATGTCCAGCAGCTGATAGGCGCCCAGCCGCAGCACGTCCCGCAGCGCGGGGTCCACCTCCTCCAGCGGACGGTCCACGCAGGCGGTGAGGATCGCGTCGAGGCGACCCTGCGCACGCAGCGAGCCGTAGAACAGCTCGGTGGTGAACGCCGCGTCGCGCCCGGAGACGCGGTGGCTGCGCAGCAGGCGGGGCAGGACGAGGTTCGCGTAGGAGTCCTCCTCGCGCACCAGGCGCAGGCCCTCGAGGGCGACCTGTCGGGACGGGGTGGAGCGGCGGGAGCGCTCGGCCGGGCGGGAGGCCGAGTGGCCGCGGCGCGGACCGCCGTGGCCGCGGGAGCCGGAGCGGGTGCGGCCCTGCTCGTCACGGGGGCGGCCGTCGCGGCGGTCGTCCCGTCGGCCGCGGTCCGGGGTGTGGCGTCCGCGGTCCCGGCTGCCTCGTCGCTCGTCGCTCATGCGCGTTCTCCGTCCTGCTGGTCACTGCTGAATGAGGCGTTCTCCGCGAGGTTCGCGCCGCGGGCCCAGTCCGCGGCGCGCATGGGCCGCTTCCCGGCGGGGGCGAGCGTGGAGATCGCGATGGCGTCGGTGCCGGTGCCCACGAGCACCTGGCGCCGCCCCGCGGCGATCCGACCGGGCGGCAGCGCCGTGGGCTCGGCGGCGGCCTCGACGCCGAGGATCTTGGTCCGGGCGCCGTCCAGCAGCGTCCAGGCGCCGGGCTGCGGGCTCATGCCGCGGATGTGGGCGCGGACCTGCTCGGCCGGCAGGGACCAGTCGATCCGTGCCTCGGCGGTGGTGAGCTTGGCGGCGTGCGTGGCGCGGTCGTGGTCCTGAGGGGTGAGGCCGGCGGTGCCGTCCTCGAGGGCATCGAGCGCGCCCAGGAGCACCGCGGCCCCCTCGATCGCCATCCGCTCCAGCAGCTCGCCGGAGGTCTCGAACGGACCGATCGTGGTCGGCGCGATGGTGAGGAGGTCGCCGGTGTCCAGGCCCTTCTCGATCCGGAACACGCTCATCCCGGTCTGCTCCTGCCCGGCGAGCACTGCGCGCTGGACGGGGGCGGCGCCCCGCCAGGCGGGCAGCAGCGAGAAGTGGAGGTTCACCCAGCCGTGGCGCGGGATGTCGAGCGCCGCAGGGGGGATCAGGTTCCCGTAGGCGACCACCGGCGCGGCGTCGGGCGCGAGGTCGCGGATCTGCTGCTGGACGGTCTCGTCACGCAGCGTGGAGGGGGTCAGCACCGGCACCCCGGCCTCGAGGGCGAGGGCCTTGACGGGGCTGGGGCGCAGCTTCCTGCCGCGCCCGGAGGGGGCGTCGGGGCGGGTGAGCACCCCCACCACCTCGTGGTGCGAGTCGAGCAGGGTGCGCAGGGAGGGCAGGGCGGCGTCGGGGGTGCCGGCGAAGAGCAGTCGCATGATGTCTCCGAGTCTACGGTGGCCGCTCGGTGCCCGGCAGGGACGCGGCGGCCGGGTCGGCGGCAGGCGAGGCCGTGGTGCGGGACGTCTCACAACGGGCGGCCCCGGCGCGGGAGCGGTCAGAACACGTCCGGGGGATCCAGCCGCACCCGGAGCGAGCCCTTCGCCTTGCGGGCGCTGCGCGCGGCGACGCCGGCGCGCAGCGCGCCGGCGAGCTCACGGGAGCGGGAGGGTTCCAGTCGCACCACGGCCCGCGCCCGGCCGGCCGCCTCGGGGCCCTCGAGATCGACGGGCCCGAACACGGCGGTGCCGTCCGGCAGCTCGACGGTCTCCAGGAAGGTGCGGCAGGCCTCGCGGTCGCCGACGACCTCCGCGACGCGGGAGAAGGGCGGCAGGTCCAGCTCGCGGCGGTCCTCCAGCACCCGGTCGAGGAAGAAGGTGGAGCGATGGGCCACGAGGTCACGGATCGCGGGGAGCGTCGCGGTGCCGACCACGAGCACCTCCCCGCCGTCGTCGGCGCTGCGCACCAGCGCGATGGCGTTGCGCCAGCGGCGGATCGCCTCGACGTCCGCGTCGAAGGCGGCGCGGCCCAACATCGCGTCCGCGTCGAGCAGGAGGCACGCGGCGTAGCGGTGCGCCGGGGCAGGCTCCGCCCCCGGGGTGGCGACGATGAGGGCATGGTCGGGCACGTCGGCGTCCTCGAGAGCGCCGTGCGCTCCGCCGGCGACCTTGAGCGGCACGTGGGGGAAGGCGCGGTGCAGCTCCTCGGCGGTGCGGGCGGAGCCGATCACCATGGCGCGCACCTGGGTGCGGTCGCACTCCGGGCATCGGTAGCCGTCCTCGCGGCGCCCGCACACCCGGCAGTGCAGCGGGCCGCCGCGTCCCGCCTGGGAGAGCGGGGCCGCGCACTGCGGGCACTGGGCGCGAGTGCCGCAGAAGGTGCAGGCGATCGCGGGGGCGTAGCCCGTGCGGGGCACCTGGACCAGCACGGGGCCGCGTTCGAGGCCGCGGCGCAGCACCCGCATCGCCTCCTGCGGGACCCGGGAGCGGCCCGAGGGGCCCTCGCGGTCGCGCAGGTACTGGTCCATCGCGACGATGTGAGGGCGCACGGCGGTGACCGGTGCCGGCACGGGATCGAGGCGGGCGAGGTACCCGGCCCCGACCAGGGCATGCAGGGGGACGGAGTCGCTCGCGGAGAGGAACAGCAGCGCGCACCGCTCCTCGGCGGAGCGGCACTGCAGCACGGTGCGGGTGTGGGGGTACGGGGCGCGGGGCTCCTCGAGGAGGTCGTCGGCCTCGTCCCAGCAGATGGCCAGGGCGAGGTTCCTCACCGGGGCGAAGGCCGCGGAGCGGTTGCCGAGCACCACGCGGGTGGCGCCGCGCAGGATCCGACGGAAGGTGCGATAGCGCTTCTCGGGCCCTTCCGTGCCGGCGAGGACCTCGTGCGCGATGCCGCGGTCCTCGAGCACGCGGGACATGCGGGCGACGTCGCGCTGGTCCGGCGCGATCACGAGGGCGCCGAGCGCCGGGTCGAGATCGCTGATCGCATCGGCGGCGACCGTGGTCCAGGTGTCGGCCGCGTCGAGGGTGAGCGTCGCGCGAGGCACCGGCCCGGTGGCGCTGCCGGCGCGGGAGAGCAGCGCGGCGAGGCCGGGATAGCGGTCCCCGGGGCGCGGCGCGGGCGGGGCGGCGTCCTCGGGCGGAGCGGCGTCCTCGGGCGGGGAGGCGTCCTGGGCGGGCGGCGAGGGGTCGACGGCGGGGGCGGACGGGGCCTCGGCGGCGCGCTCGGCCTCCTCCGCCTCCGCGGTGCGCTCGGCGTCCTTCGCCTCGGCGGCGCGATCGGACTTCTCCGCGCGGGCGTGGCGCGGGGGCAGCGCGAGGCGCAGCACGTCCCCCACGGTGCCCGCGCAGCGCTCGGCCACGTCCTCGCACGCGCGCATCAGCGCGGGCGGGACCACGACGTCGTCGGAGACGAGCCGGTGCAGGGGCGCCAGCGGGCGATCCGTGGTGGGTTCGGCGTGGCGGGCGAGGACGATGCCCTCGGTGTCCTTGCCGGAGAACCGCACACGCACCCGCATGCCCGGGCCCGCCGCGGCGGTCTCGGGGGTGACGGCGTACTCGAACGGCCGGTCCAGGTGGGGCAGCACGCCCACCAGGCGCACGCTCGCCACCGGCAGCTCGTCGACCACCTCGAAGCCCGCGGTGGTGCGCAGGCCGGAATCCCGGGTCGCGGCGGCGCGCCCCGGGTCGCTCGGCGCGGCGGCCGGAGGGGAGGGTTCGGGAACAGGAACGGCGGGGGCCGCGAAGAGAGGTGCCTGGCCGTCGGCCGGATCTCCCGCGTGCTCCCCCGCCGTCCCCTCGGCGGACCTGCTCAGCGCTTGTGCACCGCCACCAGGTCGCACACGAAGATCAGCGATTCGCCGGGGGCGATGACCGGCGGCGCGCCGTGGTCGCCGTAGGCGAGGGCGGCGGGGATCTCGAGCCGGCGGCGACCGCCGACCTTCATACCCTGCACACCGTCATCCCAGCCGGAGATGACCTGGCCCACGCCGAGCTGGAAGCGCAGCGGCTCGCCGCGGTCCCAGGAGGCGTCGAACTGCTCGCCGGTGGAGTGGGAGACGCCCACGTAGTGCACGTCGACGACGTCGCCGCGGCCGGCCTGCTCTCCGTCGCCGACGATCTCGTCGGTGCTGACCAGCTCGGTGGGCGCGGGGCCCTCGGGGTGCTCGATCTCGGGCTTGCTGCGATCGTTCATGCGGGGTCCTCCAGTGGGGTGGTGCGGTGGAATCGGTGCGGGCGGTCAGTGCCTCGGTGCGAGGAGCCGGGCCGGCGGTCCGGGACGGGGACCGGCCTCACTCCCCCGCAGGCGCGGCGTCGAGGATGTCGACGACGAACACCAGCGTCTCATCTGCGAGCTCGCCCTGGTCGTAGGCCTCGCCGGGCGGGATCACGAGCATCACCTGGGAGCCGACGGCCAGGTCCAGGAGGTTCTCGTCCCAGCCCTGGATCACCTGCCCCTCGCCCTGGACGAAGGAGAACGGGGCGCCGCGCTCCCAGGAGGAGTCGAACGGGGAGCCGTCGGACCACTTCCAGCCCGTGTAGTGCATGGTGAGGTAGTCGCCGCTGCGGGTCGTCTCGCCGGTGCCCACGAGCAGCTCCTCGCGCACGGTGGCGGTGGGGGCCTCGCCCTCCGGCGGCGCGTCCAGCGCCGGGGCGCCGTCCTCGTCGAGGGTCACGGCGGGGAACGTGCCGGAGGGGCTGCCCGGCTCCCCCTCGGCCCGCAGCGGGGAGACGACGCGATCCACATCGGCGACCTGGAGCAGCGCGTAGGCCTGGCCGTCGTTGCCCTGCTGCCAGCCGGCCATCATGAAGCGGGAGCCGACGGCCATCGAGGTGAACACGTCGAAGGCGGCCTGTCCGATGCTGTCCGCGGTGACCTGGACGCCGCCGGCCGGTCCGCCCTGCCACCAGGACTGCAGCGTCTCGCCCGAGGAGGCGTCCACGTACATGTGGCGCCAGATCACGGTGTCGCCCTCGGCGATGGTGTCGCCGTCGCCGGTGACCACCACCTCCGCCGCGGCGGAGGTGATCTCGAGCGGGGCGCTGAACTCGACCGTCGGCTCCGCGCCGAGGTCCTCGCTGACGGTGACGCCGGCCAGGGCGTCGCCGCCGCCGTCCGAGGCGCCGCCCGCGTCGGAGGCTCCGCTGCCGTCGCCGTCGTCGGTGCAGGCGGCGAGGCCGATGGCGGCGGTCGCGGCGAGGGCGGTGGTCAGCAGCGTGCGGCGGCGGATCAAAGGGAGGCCTTTCGGATCGGTGGCCCCGGGGCGGAGCACGGCACCAGGGTACGGGGCGGGAGGTGAGCGTTCCCGGGATGTCGCGGAGTGCTCGGCGGGATGTGGCCGAGGACTCAGCGCGCTGCCCGGGCGGAGGGTCGCTCCGGCGGAGGCCGCTCAGGCGAAGGGCGGCGGTGACTCCGGTGCACCGGCCGCGGAGGCGCGGATCTCCTCCAGCAGGGCGTCGACGGCGGGCAGCTCGGTCGCGAAGGGGTCCAGCACCTGCACCGGCATCGCCCCGGGGCGGGTCAGCCGCAGCGTGGTCCAGTCCACGACGTGGTCCACGCCGTGCTCCTGGGCCGCGGTGACCACCTGGCCGCGCAGATGCGCGCGGGTCGTGGTGGGGGCGGTGGTGCGGGCCCGCTCGATCCGCTGCTCGTCGAGCACCTGGGGCGCGAGTCCCCGGCGCTGCAGGGCGGCGAAGACGCTCTGGGTGGGGTCGATGTCGTGGTAGGCGAGGTCGAGGCGCTCGATCGCGGGATCGCCGAGGTCCACGCCGCGCCGCTCGGCGACCTGGTGGAAGAGCCGTTCCTTGATCGCCCAGTCGAGGTGGGTCGCGGCCCAGGAGCGATCACCGGTGCGGACCGCGTCGATGCCCCGCTGCCAGGTCTCCAGCACATCCTGCTCGGACTCGTCGGCGAACTCGGTGACGTGGTCGAGCCAGCGCTGCTGCACCTCGATCGCGGTGGTGGTGCCGCCGTCCGCGGTGGGGATCGCCGTGGTGCCGGTGAGGTCCCGGGCGACCGCGCGGATCGCGGCGATGTCGTCGTGCAGAGCGAGCTCCGGCAGGGCGCGGCCGGATTCGATCGCGCGCAGCACCAGGTCCGTGGTCGCGAAGCGGAGGTGGGTGGAGACCTCGCTCATCGTGGAATCGCCGACGATGACGTGCAGGCGGCGGAACCGGGTGGGATCGCCGTGCGGCTCGTCCCGGGTGTTGATGATCGGTCGGGTGCGGGTGGTGGCCGAGGAGACCGCCTCCCACATGTGGTCGCTGCGGCGGGAGAAGACGAACTGCGCCGGGCCGGCCTCCTGCTCGGGGGCGCCGTCGGCGGGGGCGGGGCGCACCACTCCCCCGGCCCCCGTGACGATCTGGCGCGTCACCAGGAAGGGCAGCAGATAGCGCGGCAGCCGGGTGAACTCGCCGCGACGGTCCACGAGATAGTTCTCGTGCGAGCCGAAGGCGTTGCCGGCGGAGTCGACGTTGTTCTTCAGCAGGTGGATGCGGGCGTCCTGGCCATCCGCGGCGAGGCGCTCCGTGGCCTCCGCCGCGAGCTCCGCGAACATCCGGTCCCCGGCACGGTCCTGGGCGACCAGCTCCCACCAGTCGTCGCACTCGGCGGTCGCGTACTCGGGGTGGGAGCCGACGTCGAGGTAGAGGCGGGCGGCGTTCCGCAGGAACACGTTCGAGGAGCGTCCCATCGCCACGACCGGGCGGAACAGCTCGCGGGCCGCGGCCTCCGGCTCGAGCGCGCGCGAGCCGTCGGCCCGCACGCACACCAGCCCGTATTCGGTCTCCAGACCTCCCACGCGACGCTTCATCGGGTCACTGGCCGCCCTTCTGCACGAAGGAGCGCACGAAGGTCTCGGCGTTCGACTCGAGGACCGAGTCGATCTCGTCGAGCAGGTCGTCCGCCGCCTGGGCGGAGGCGAAGGTCTGGCCGCCGGTGACGGCCTCGGGGTCGTTCCCGTCCTCGGCTCCGGGGCCGGGGGCGTTCAGGGACTGCTGGGACATGGTGTCCTCCTCACTTCTCGGTGACGGCTCGGCGCAGGGCGTCGAGGATCGTCGCGGGGTCGTCGGCCGGGTCGATGCCGTGCTGTGCGCACCACTGCGCGGAGCCCAGGCGCGGGTCGGCCAGGCGCAGCCGGTGCCCGCCCTCGGGCCCGGCCAGGGTGATCGCGTCCCAGCCGGCCGACGGGACGTGGGCGCGGTGCGCGGCGATGAGCCCGCCGCGCAGGTGGGCGCGGGTGCTGCGAGGCGGTGTGCGCACGGCCTCGTCGACCTCGTCCTGCCCCACCAGGGTCGGGACCGCGCCGGCGGTGCGGAGCTTGTCGAACAGGCCGCGGCCGGGTCGCAGATCGGAGTACTGCAGGTCGACCATGAGCAGGCGCGGATCGCCCCAGTCCAGGCCGTGACGGCTGCGGTAGCGCTCGAGCAGCTGCAGCTTGGCGACCCACTCCACCCTGTCGGCGGCGCGCATCGGGTCCTCCTCGAGCAGGTCGAGGATCTCGCCCCAGCGGCGCAGCACCTCGGCGGTCTCCGCGTCCTGCTGGTCGCTGACCGCGGTGAGGGCCTCGAGATGGGCGCGCTGGATCTGGAGCGCGGTGAGCCGGCGGCCGTCCGCCAGCGGCACGGCGGTGCGCAGCGTCGGGTCGTGGCTGATGGCGCGCACGGCCGCGACCGGGTCCGCCAGGCGCAGGTCCGGCAGGAGCGCCTGGCCGGTGCGGTGCTCGGCCTCGAGGGCCGCCAGCAGCAGCGAGGTGGTGCCGAGCTTGAGGAAGGTCGACTCCTCGAGCAGGTTCGCGTCGCCGATGATCACGTGCAGGCGCCGGAAGCGGGTGGGGTCCGAGTGCGGTTCGTCGCGCGTGTTCACGATCGGGCGGTTCAGGGTGGTCTCGAGCCCCACCTCCGCCTCCATGAAGTCGGCGCGGGAGGAGAGCTGGAAGCCGGGCTCCTCTCCGCGGATGCCCAGGCCCACCCGGCCCGCGCCCACCAGCACCTGGCGGGTCGCCAGGAACGGCAGCAGCGCGGTGACCACGCGTTCGAAGGGGACCGCGCGGTCCACCAGGAAGTTCTCGTGGGTGCCGTAGGAGGCGCCCTTGCCGTCGGTGTT comes from Brachybacterium faecium DSM 4810 and encodes:
- a CDS encoding putative proteasome component/protein of unknown function, DUF275 (PFAM: Actinomycetales protein of unknown function, DUF275; Putative proteasome component): MSIPPFEPAVPALTTERVMGIETEFGVVHADLEDRARSGAGSSILLSHLVVGAYALLDPAEGERGRRVRWDYGDETPLRDARGFELQRAAAHPSQLTDEVRDAHVPSVELDAPLAGPEVAPEGDDAEVLAWSTQRSIGNAVLRNGARWYVDHAHPEYSAPEVMRAREGVVTDRAGEEIARRAMAILAAAEGVPEVALFKNNTDGKGASYGTHENFLVDRAVPFERVVTALLPFLATRQVLVGAGRVGLGIRGEEPGFQLSSRADFMEAEVGLETTLNRPIVNTRDEPHSDPTRFRRLHVIIGDANLLEESTFLKLGTTSLLLAALEAEHRTGQALLPDLRLADPVAAVRAISHDPTLRTAVPLADGRRLTALQIQRAHLEALTAVSDQQDAETAEVLRRWGEILDLLEEDPMRAADRVEWVAKLQLLERYRSRHGLDWGDPRLLMVDLQYSDLRPGRGLFDKLRTAGAVPTLVGQDEVDEAVRTPPRSTRAHLRGGLIAAHRAHVPSAGWDAITLAGPEGGHRLRLADPRLGSAQWCAQHGIDPADDPATILDALRRAVTEK